The uncultured Roseibium sp. genome contains a region encoding:
- the cobN gene encoding cobaltochelatase subunit CobN, producing the protein MHILASQTRRIDDGGDAVDLGQLPADILFLSAADTELGSFAAAHHGLGEDRASLRLASIMALGHPYSVDLYAEQTVAGSKLVAVRLLGGIEYWRYGVERLEEEARASGVKLILVPGDDKWDEALASRSTVPLEEARRFWRYCVEGGSGNYANALRFLGFLAGKGEDPLPPVPLPRAGIYLPGMTAPDMDMLKGTWADPARPVAAITFYRALVQGAQTAPVDALVAALDRAGINALPVFVSSLKEAESAAVLESLFAAAKPDVVINATAFAVSKAGVAHETTPLDAPGKPVLQVVFSSSSKEGWEESDQGLSIRDLAMHVVLPEVDGRILSRAVSFKEEGAYDEATQSTPVRFTPVPDRIDFVAGLAANWAKLSHVPARNKKTALILANYPNKDGRLANGVGLDTPASCTGLLQAMGRAGYDVGEAPATSKTLMDVLTSGVTNALEGRGARTSYQSLSVVDYQAAFARLPRSVREQVIERWGAPEDDPHVVDGTFRLALHRFGNQVVGIQPARGYNIDPKDTYHDPDLVPPHHYFAFYIWLREVFSADAVVHLGKHGNLEWLPGKALALSQGCYPEAVLGPVPNIYPFIVNDPGEGAQAKRRTSAVIVDHLTPPLTRAESHGVSGELEILLDEYYLASGVDPRRLKALTRDILDVAARHGLDKDIGLTADMDETTRLARLDAHLCDLKELQIRDGLHVLGESPEGGLLTDLLVALARVPRGAEPHQDSLQRALARDLGFDGFDPLDCDFSDAWAGPRPAALTDLSDDPWRSAGDTVERIELLAQKLVSGEQAPEKDWFATHAVLGEIETRLKPAVIGSGRAETQAVLTALSGGFVVPGPSGAPTRGRPDVLPTGKNFYSVDVRAVPTETAWRLGQQSAGLVAERYFQEEGEWPTALVLTCWGTANMRTGGDDIAQALALIGARPVWEAGSGRVTGFEILSLAELGRPRIDVTLRVSGFFRDAFPHQIDLFDSAVRAVAALEEPEEANPIAARVLRDRIKFEAEGLDADESRHRSGFRVFGSKPGAYGAGLQALIDEGIWDERGDFADAFLDWGGYAYGGGAAGTAARGELETRLSAVDAVLHNQDNREHDLLDSDDYYQFEGGLAATVETLKGAVPKVYHNDHSRPERPVVRSLSEEIGRVVRGRAANPKWIAGVMRHGYKGAFEMVATLDYLFAFAATTRAVGDHHFDQLFEAYLEDDRVREFLQDANPAGLSEMIARFQEAIDRGLWTPRRNSTHARLSEIQSRTRETG; encoded by the coding sequence ATGCATATCCTCGCCAGCCAGACCCGCCGGATCGACGACGGGGGCGATGCGGTCGATCTCGGCCAGTTGCCCGCCGATATCCTGTTCCTGTCGGCCGCCGATACGGAACTCGGGTCCTTCGCTGCCGCCCATCACGGGCTGGGCGAGGACCGCGCGAGCCTGCGGTTGGCGAGTATCATGGCGCTCGGCCATCCCTATTCGGTCGATCTTTATGCCGAGCAGACGGTTGCCGGTTCGAAGCTGGTGGCCGTGCGTCTGCTCGGCGGCATCGAGTATTGGCGCTACGGGGTCGAGCGGCTTGAGGAAGAAGCCCGCGCCTCGGGCGTGAAGCTGATCCTGGTGCCCGGGGACGACAAGTGGGACGAAGCCCTGGCCTCCCGCTCGACCGTGCCGTTGGAGGAGGCTCGCCGGTTCTGGCGCTATTGCGTCGAAGGCGGCAGCGGCAATTATGCGAACGCGCTTCGGTTTCTCGGGTTTCTGGCAGGAAAAGGAGAAGACCCGCTGCCGCCGGTGCCCCTGCCAAGAGCGGGGATCTATCTGCCGGGCATGACGGCGCCCGACATGGATATGCTGAAGGGCACCTGGGCCGATCCGGCCCGGCCGGTGGCGGCGATCACGTTTTACCGGGCCCTGGTGCAGGGCGCGCAGACCGCACCGGTCGATGCGCTCGTGGCCGCGCTCGACAGGGCAGGGATCAACGCCTTGCCTGTCTTCGTTTCCAGTCTGAAGGAAGCCGAATCCGCCGCCGTGCTGGAAAGCCTGTTTGCGGCGGCAAAGCCGGATGTGGTGATTAACGCCACGGCCTTCGCCGTTTCCAAGGCGGGCGTGGCCCACGAAACGACACCGCTGGATGCGCCGGGCAAGCCGGTGCTGCAGGTGGTGTTTTCCTCGTCCTCCAAAGAAGGCTGGGAAGAGAGTGACCAGGGCCTGTCGATCCGCGACCTCGCCATGCATGTGGTTTTGCCGGAGGTGGATGGCCGGATTTTGAGCCGTGCCGTCTCCTTCAAGGAGGAGGGCGCTTACGACGAAGCGACCCAGTCGACGCCGGTGCGGTTTACGCCGGTGCCCGACCGGATCGATTTCGTGGCCGGGCTAGCCGCCAACTGGGCGAAGCTGTCCCATGTTCCGGCCCGGAACAAGAAGACCGCGTTGATCCTTGCCAATTACCCGAACAAGGACGGCCGGCTCGCCAACGGCGTCGGTCTGGATACGCCAGCCTCCTGTACAGGCCTGCTGCAGGCGATGGGGCGGGCGGGCTATGACGTCGGTGAGGCTCCGGCGACCTCGAAGACGTTGATGGATGTGCTGACATCGGGCGTGACCAATGCCCTGGAAGGACGCGGCGCGCGCACCTCGTACCAGTCTCTGAGCGTTGTGGACTACCAGGCGGCATTTGCGCGTTTGCCCCGAAGCGTCCGTGAGCAGGTGATTGAACGCTGGGGCGCGCCGGAAGACGATCCTCACGTGGTTGACGGCACGTTCCGTCTGGCCCTGCATCGGTTCGGCAACCAGGTGGTCGGGATCCAGCCGGCACGTGGCTACAACATCGATCCCAAGGACACCTACCACGATCCGGACCTGGTACCGCCGCATCACTATTTCGCCTTTTACATCTGGCTGCGCGAGGTGTTTAGCGCCGATGCCGTGGTCCATCTCGGCAAGCACGGCAATCTGGAATGGCTGCCGGGCAAGGCGCTGGCGCTTTCGCAAGGCTGTTATCCGGAAGCCGTGCTCGGGCCGGTGCCGAACATCTATCCGTTCATCGTCAACGATCCGGGCGAGGGCGCGCAGGCCAAGCGCCGGACGTCGGCGGTCATCGTCGATCATCTGACCCCGCCGTTGACCCGTGCAGAAAGCCACGGTGTCTCCGGTGAGCTGGAGATCCTGCTCGATGAATATTATCTGGCCTCCGGGGTCGACCCGCGCCGGCTGAAAGCGCTCACCCGGGACATTTTGGACGTTGCCGCCCGGCACGGTCTCGACAAGGACATCGGCCTGACCGCCGATATGGACGAGACGACGCGGCTTGCCCGGCTCGACGCCCATTTGTGCGACCTGAAGGAACTGCAGATCCGCGACGGGCTGCATGTTCTGGGCGAAAGCCCGGAGGGTGGATTGCTGACCGATCTGTTGGTCGCTTTGGCCCGCGTGCCCCGTGGGGCCGAGCCCCATCAGGACAGCCTGCAACGAGCGCTCGCAAGGGATCTTGGGTTTGACGGCTTCGATCCGCTGGATTGCGATTTTTCTGATGCGTGGGCTGGACCAAGGCCGGCCGCTTTGACGGATCTTTCCGACGACCCGTGGCGGTCTGCGGGCGATACGGTGGAGCGGATCGAGTTGTTGGCACAGAAGCTGGTGAGCGGAGAGCAGGCGCCCGAAAAGGATTGGTTTGCGACCCATGCTGTTCTTGGGGAGATCGAAACGCGTCTGAAGCCGGCCGTCATCGGCTCCGGCAGGGCGGAAACGCAGGCCGTCCTGACGGCTCTTTCCGGCGGTTTCGTCGTCCCTGGACCGTCTGGTGCCCCAACGCGCGGGCGGCCGGATGTGCTGCCGACGGGAAAAAACTTCTATTCGGTCGATGTCCGTGCGGTGCCGACGGAGACCGCGTGGCGGCTCGGGCAGCAGTCCGCAGGTCTCGTCGCAGAGCGTTATTTCCAGGAGGAAGGCGAGTGGCCGACGGCGCTGGTGCTGACCTGCTGGGGCACGGCCAACATGCGCACCGGCGGCGACGACATTGCCCAGGCGCTGGCGCTGATCGGCGCGCGCCCGGTTTGGGAGGCCGGCTCCGGTCGGGTCACAGGTTTCGAAATCCTGTCGCTTGCCGAGCTCGGACGGCCGCGGATCGATGTAACGCTCCGGGTCTCCGGGTTCTTCCGCGACGCCTTTCCGCATCAGATCGACCTGTTCGACAGCGCGGTGCGCGCCGTTGCCGCCTTGGAAGAACCGGAAGAGGCCAATCCGATTGCCGCACGGGTATTGAGAGATCGAATCAAGTTCGAAGCCGAAGGCCTTGATGCCGATGAGTCACGTCACCGGTCCGGTTTCCGGGTATTCGGATCCAAACCGGGTGCCTATGGCGCCGGGCTGCAGGCGCTGATCGACGAAGGCATCTGGGACGAGCGCGGTGATTTCGCCGATGCCTTCCTCGACTGGGGCGGCTATGCCTATGGCGGCGGCGCGGCCGGAACGGCGGCGCGGGGCGAGTTGGAAACCCGTCTTTCCGCAGTCGATGCGGTGCTGCACAACCAGGACAATCGGGAACACGACCTGCTCGACAGCGACGACTACTACCAGTTCGAAGGCGGGCTGGCGGCGACGGTCGAGACGCTGAAGGGCGCGGTGCCGAAGGTCTATCACAACGATCATTCCCGCCCGGAACGGCCGGTGGTGCGCAGCCTGTCGGAAGAGATCGGCCGGGTGGTGCGCGGCCGGGCGGCCAATCCGAAATGGATCGCGGGCGTCATGCGCCATGGCTACAAGGGCGCTTTCGAGATGGTGGCCACGCTGGATTATCTGTTCGCCTTTGCCGCGACCACCCGTGCGGTCGGCGATCATCATTTCGACCAGCTGTTCGAGGCCTATCTGGAAGACGACCGTGTGCGGGAGTTTCTGCAGGACGCCAATCCTGCGGGCTTAAGCGAAATGATCGCCCGTTTCCAGGAGGCGATCGACCGGGGACTGTGGACGCCGCGCCGCAACAGCACCCATGCTAGACTTTCCGAAATTCAATCAAGAACCCGAGAGACAGGGTAA
- a CDS encoding cobyric acid synthase has translation MIQGTGSNVGKSLIVAGLCRLFANRGLKVRPFKPQNMSNNAAVTADGGEIGRAQALQAQAARVPLSVHMNPILLKPETDTGAQVIVQGKRFGTLKACEYGKQKAQLLPKVLDSFSEIESGADLVMVEGAGSPAEINLRAGDIANMGFAEAADLPVVLCGDIDRGGVIASLVGTYSVLEAAERERIRGFFVNRFRGDPSLFDDGMSEITRRTGWAPLGVVPWFSQAAKLPAEDALGLSDGAGRGPVKIVVPVISRIANFDDLDPLRMEEGVTLTLVQPGDPLPGDADLVLLPGSKSTVGDLGFFRRQGWDVDLKAHHRRGGHILGICGGYQMLGRTISDPEGIEGRAGTVEGLGFLNVDTELTADKSLIEARGKHLATGAEVSGYEIHIGRTEGPDCARPLLHIREADGTPKLDGAQSADGRVAGTYLHGLFTSDTFRKAYLQGFGATSTLAYEQSIDGVLDDLAAHLETAMDVDRILEIAKTR, from the coding sequence ATGATCCAGGGGACCGGCTCCAATGTCGGCAAGAGTCTGATCGTCGCCGGCCTGTGCCGGTTGTTTGCCAACCGGGGGCTGAAGGTCAGACCGTTCAAGCCGCAGAACATGTCGAACAATGCGGCGGTCACCGCCGATGGCGGCGAGATCGGCCGGGCCCAGGCGCTGCAGGCGCAGGCGGCGCGCGTACCGCTTTCGGTGCATATGAACCCGATCCTTCTGAAACCTGAAACCGATACTGGCGCCCAGGTGATCGTTCAGGGCAAACGCTTTGGTACCTTGAAGGCGTGCGAATATGGAAAGCAGAAAGCGCAATTGCTTCCGAAGGTTCTGGATAGTTTTTCAGAAATTGAGTCCGGTGCGGATCTGGTGATGGTGGAAGGCGCCGGCAGTCCGGCGGAAATTAATCTCAGGGCCGGTGACATCGCCAATATGGGTTTTGCCGAAGCGGCCGATCTGCCGGTCGTCCTTTGCGGCGATATCGACCGGGGCGGTGTGATCGCCTCGCTGGTCGGCACCTATTCGGTGCTCGAAGCAGCGGAGCGCGAGCGGATCAGGGGCTTCTTCGTCAATCGCTTTCGGGGAGACCCGAGCCTGTTCGATGATGGCATGAGCGAGATCACGCGGCGGACCGGCTGGGCGCCGCTCGGGGTCGTGCCGTGGTTTTCTCAAGCCGCGAAACTACCCGCCGAAGATGCGCTCGGTCTCAGCGATGGGGCAGGACGCGGCCCGGTCAAGATCGTCGTGCCGGTGATCTCCCGGATCGCCAATTTCGACGATCTCGACCCCTTGCGTATGGAGGAGGGCGTCACCCTGACGCTAGTCCAGCCGGGAGACCCCTTGCCGGGCGATGCGGATCTCGTCCTGCTGCCGGGATCGAAATCGACGGTCGGCGATCTGGGCTTCTTCCGCAGGCAGGGTTGGGACGTGGACCTCAAAGCCCATCACCGCCGCGGCGGACATATCCTCGGGATCTGTGGCGGATACCAGATGCTGGGCCGGACGATATCAGATCCTGAAGGCATCGAAGGACGAGCAGGCACCGTTGAGGGGCTGGGCTTCTTGAATGTCGACACAGAGCTGACAGCGGACAAATCTCTCATCGAGGCTAGGGGGAAGCATCTCGCCACCGGTGCGGAGGTTTCAGGCTACGAGATCCATATCGGCCGCACAGAGGGCCCCGATTGTGCCCGACCATTGCTTCATATCCGCGAGGCGGACGGCACGCCGAAGCTGGACGGTGCCCAATCGGCCGATGGCCGGGTTGCCGGCACTTATCTCCACGGCCTGTTCACCTCGGACACCTTCCGCAAGGCCTATCTGCAAGGCTTCGGCGCAACTTCTACGCTTGCCTACGAGCAAAGCATCGATGGCGTTCTGGACGATCTCGCCGCGCACCTGGAAACCGCGATGGATGTGGACCGAATCCTGGAGATCGCGAAGACCAGATAA
- the cbiB gene encoding adenosylcobinamide-phosphate synthase CbiB has translation MLLFPDTLFLLFATLAVDALIGDPDVLWRRWPHPVVLIGKLISFLDASLNKEGFSPERRKVLGVITLLILIGVGFATGYAIDYGARLMPFGQALTVLVAAIFLAQKSLYQHIAAVRDGLRTDGLAGGRKAVAMIVGRDPQTLDEAGVSRATIESCAENFSDGVVAPAFWFAVLGLPGLIAYKAVNTADSMIGHKTERHGAFGWASARFDDLVNLPASRLSGLLIALTAPLAGGSPKTALRTIRLDARKHRSPNAGWPEAAMAGALDIALAGPRSYPGYTVEDPFLNAGGRKSATAQDISRALNLLKGSCLLLALFALLSAAAIAALNGTAVF, from the coding sequence ATGCTGCTTTTTCCCGATACGCTTTTTCTCCTGTTCGCCACGCTCGCCGTCGATGCCCTGATCGGCGATCCGGACGTTCTGTGGCGCCGCTGGCCCCACCCGGTCGTTCTGATCGGCAAGCTCATCAGTTTTCTGGATGCATCTCTCAACAAAGAGGGCTTCTCACCCGAGCGTAGAAAAGTTCTTGGCGTGATCACCCTCCTTATCCTGATCGGCGTGGGGTTCGCCACCGGATACGCCATCGACTACGGCGCGCGGCTGATGCCCTTTGGCCAGGCTCTGACAGTTTTGGTGGCCGCCATCTTCCTCGCCCAGAAAAGCCTCTACCAGCACATCGCCGCCGTCCGCGACGGTTTGCGAACCGACGGCCTTGCCGGCGGACGCAAGGCAGTTGCGATGATCGTTGGTCGCGATCCTCAGACGCTCGACGAGGCGGGCGTTTCAAGGGCGACGATCGAATCGTGCGCGGAGAACTTCTCCGACGGGGTCGTCGCCCCGGCCTTCTGGTTCGCCGTTCTGGGCCTGCCCGGTCTGATCGCCTACAAGGCTGTGAACACGGCCGACAGCATGATCGGACACAAGACGGAACGGCATGGCGCCTTCGGCTGGGCCTCGGCCCGCTTCGACGACCTCGTCAACCTGCCGGCCTCCCGCCTGTCCGGTCTGCTGATTGCACTCACGGCCCCGCTCGCCGGCGGATCGCCGAAGACTGCGCTGAGGACGATCCGTTTGGACGCCCGCAAACACCGCTCTCCCAACGCCGGCTGGCCGGAAGCGGCCATGGCAGGTGCCCTGGACATCGCCCTTGCAGGCCCCAGATCCTACCCCGGCTATACGGTCGAAGATCCCTTCCTGAACGCCGGCGGACGCAAATCCGCGACCGCTCAGGATATTTCCCGTGCACTAAACTTGCTGAAAGGGTCTTGCTTATTGCTTGCATTATTTGCTCTGCTGTCGGCGGCCGCCATCGCAGCACTGAATGGTACGGCTGTGTTTTGA
- the cobO gene encoding cob(I)yrinic acid a,c-diamide adenosyltransferase — protein MSDKHQDLTEEELNARHAEKMRKKKAARDKIMATKTIEKGLTIVHTGKGKGKSTAGFGMVFRSLGHGHKVGVVQFVKGRIETGERKALERFSDLVTVKRMGEGFTWETQDRQRDIDAARQAWDAAKEMITSGEYRLVLCDELNIVLRYDYLPIEEVVDFLKNEKPEDVHVIITGRNAKDELIEVADLVTDMTQVKHPFRSGVKPQEGIEF, from the coding sequence GTGAGCGACAAGCATCAGGATCTGACCGAGGAAGAGCTGAACGCCCGCCATGCGGAAAAGATGCGCAAGAAAAAGGCTGCGCGCGACAAGATCATGGCCACCAAGACCATCGAGAAGGGTCTGACCATCGTCCATACGGGCAAGGGCAAGGGCAAGTCGACAGCAGGCTTCGGCATGGTGTTCCGCTCGCTCGGTCACGGTCACAAGGTCGGCGTCGTCCAGTTCGTCAAGGGACGGATCGAGACCGGTGAGCGCAAGGCGTTGGAACGCTTCTCCGATCTGGTGACCGTCAAGCGCATGGGCGAGGGGTTTACCTGGGAAACGCAGGACCGGCAGCGGGACATCGATGCGGCCCGTCAGGCCTGGGACGCAGCCAAGGAGATGATCACCTCCGGCGAGTACCGGCTGGTGCTGTGCGACGAACTCAATATCGTCCTGCGCTACGACTACCTGCCGATCGAGGAGGTGGTCGATTTCCTGAAGAACGAAAAGCCTGAGGACGTCCATGTCATTATCACAGGGCGCAATGCCAAGGATGAGTTGATTGAGGTCGCCGATCTGGTTACCGACATGACACAGGTGAAGCATCCTTTCCGTTCCGGCGTGAAGCCGCAGGAAGGAATCGAGTTTTAA
- a CDS encoding alpha/beta fold hydrolase, whose amino-acid sequence MKRFALIFAAALAAYVVPASAQSYQAGMTELNIPDTEGQRDLKGRLWFPTEATGPRHDDFKSAVWVGTPVVRNALPIDGQFPLVVVSHGMFGNVDNQAWFAAAMARRGYVVAAINHPGTSTWSRDPDQRRQLWERPKDISRVIDYATTSAKLSALVDPARVFVAGHSLGGFTAALLAGARYDASGLKRFCDKNPEELTCNILADWDIARTAEDIVQMEADLSDPRIEAFATFDLGGTQSFSKASLGQVRKPMLVFGASLMDSGLKLDIESRALIQALPPKIAMYVEPETLSHFDFLGECKPGGFEILKLEEPGDEIICRNGGAQRAAKHDLIIATVDGFFSRR is encoded by the coding sequence ATGAAACGGTTCGCCCTCATCTTTGCCGCAGCACTTGCTGCATACGTTGTACCGGCGTCAGCTCAGTCCTATCAGGCCGGCATGACCGAATTGAATATCCCGGACACAGAAGGCCAGCGTGATCTGAAGGGACGTCTTTGGTTTCCGACCGAAGCCACGGGTCCACGGCACGACGACTTCAAAAGTGCGGTCTGGGTTGGAACTCCCGTCGTCAGGAATGCTCTTCCCATCGACGGGCAGTTTCCGCTCGTGGTGGTGTCCCACGGTATGTTCGGCAATGTCGACAATCAGGCATGGTTCGCGGCTGCGATGGCCAGGCGGGGTTACGTTGTCGCCGCGATCAATCATCCGGGCACGTCCACCTGGTCACGCGATCCGGATCAACGCCGTCAGCTTTGGGAGCGGCCAAAGGACATTTCCCGCGTGATAGACTATGCGACGACATCAGCAAAATTGTCGGCGCTTGTCGATCCGGCCCGGGTCTTCGTGGCTGGTCATTCGCTTGGGGGATTTACTGCAGCACTTTTGGCAGGAGCCCGGTATGACGCGTCGGGGTTGAAGCGCTTCTGCGACAAAAACCCGGAGGAGTTGACCTGCAATATTCTCGCGGACTGGGACATTGCGCGCACAGCCGAAGACATCGTGCAGATGGAGGCCGATCTTTCCGATCCCCGGATCGAGGCTTTCGCGACGTTTGACCTTGGCGGAACGCAGAGTTTTTCCAAGGCGAGCTTGGGTCAAGTGCGCAAACCCATGCTGGTATTCGGGGCATCGCTGATGGATTCAGGTCTGAAACTCGACATCGAATCCCGAGCCTTGATCCAGGCTCTTCCGCCGAAGATCGCAATGTACGTAGAACCCGAAACACTCTCCCATTTCGATTTCCTGGGAGAGTGCAAACCAGGCGGATTTGAGATCCTGAAACTGGAAGAACCCGGCGATGAGATCATCTGCAGGAATGGTGGTGCCCAACGCGCAGCAAAACATGACTTGATCATCGCAACAGTCGATGGATTTTTCTCACGGCGATAG
- a CDS encoding DUF938 domain-containing protein has product MMLPFSAAAENNKRPILEKLRDAFKDATRVLEIASGTGQHAVFFAENLPHLDWRPSDVAEHLPAIDQRIVQAEADLDNLLAPIELDISDLPWPVSAFDYEDAYDGIFTANSLHIVSWPLVEDFFEGVGETLAEGGVLCIYGPFKYDGKFTTPSNEAFDKSLKSRDPESGIRDFEAVNDLAQKFGLTLQADHAMPANNQLLVWKRG; this is encoded by the coding sequence ATGATGCTTCCCTTTTCCGCAGCAGCCGAAAACAACAAACGCCCGATCCTCGAAAAGCTCCGCGACGCCTTCAAGGACGCGACCCGCGTTCTGGAAATCGCCAGCGGCACCGGCCAGCACGCCGTCTTTTTCGCCGAGAACCTGCCCCACCTGGACTGGCGGCCGAGCGATGTCGCCGAGCACCTGCCGGCCATCGACCAGCGCATCGTCCAGGCCGAAGCCGATCTCGACAACCTTCTGGCACCGATCGAACTGGATATCTCCGACCTGCCCTGGCCGGTCTCTGCCTTCGACTACGAAGATGCCTATGACGGCATCTTCACCGCCAACTCGCTGCACATCGTTTCCTGGCCGCTGGTGGAAGACTTTTTCGAAGGCGTCGGCGAGACCCTGGCCGAAGGTGGTGTGCTGTGCATCTACGGCCCGTTCAAATACGACGGCAAATTCACCACGCCGAGCAACGAGGCTTTCGACAAGTCCCTGAAATCCCGCGATCCGGAAAGCGGCATCCGCGATTTCGAGGCAGTCAACGATCTGGCGCAAAAGTTCGGCCTGACGTTACAAGCCGACCACGCCATGCCGGCAAACAACCAGCTGCTGGTGTGGAAGCGGGGGTAA
- a CDS encoding YrhK family protein, which yields MKLFSQGLREASRTHQEIVRRYEIGRTVVEFLAAVTFIIGSAFFFYDSLIYAGTWLFLIGSVLFAVRPSIRLLLELHLARLPVPKEFRPYGADADEGDA from the coding sequence ATGAAACTTTTCAGCCAGGGTCTCCGGGAAGCCTCCCGGACCCATCAGGAAATCGTCCGACGCTATGAAATCGGCCGGACGGTGGTCGAGTTTCTGGCCGCTGTGACCTTCATCATCGGCAGCGCCTTCTTTTTCTACGACAGCCTGATTTACGCGGGAACGTGGCTGTTCCTGATCGGATCAGTCCTGTTTGCCGTTCGGCCTTCCATCCGGCTGTTGCTGGAGCTGCACCTGGCGCGCCTGCCGGTGCCGAAGGAGTTTCGTCCCTATGGCGCGGACGCCGATGAGGGAGACGCCTAG
- the cobD gene encoding threonine-phosphate decarboxylase CobD has translation MHHGGDLALAIDRYGGTEEDWLDLSTGINPHAYPITETIAGDVWQRLPGQNALDRLLGAARKAYACPEHIGLVAAPGTQALIALLPDLFSEGDAAIVGPTYSSHAAAWARSGRKPLEVGYLEAIAETTRYAVVVNPNNPDGRLTPRASLQAASGTLAARDGFLIIDEAFADVVPGASILPSIGDENILVLRSFGKFFGLAGLRLGFLAGPRRITQRLSERLDSWAVSGPALEIGRKALSDMTWQEAMRRRLADEMADLTLLLSEQGLSVFGGTPLFALAGTRNAASLHEALARRRIWTRIFDYAPTWMRIGLPGSRENLQRLRQALADAAKEL, from the coding sequence ATGCACCACGGCGGCGATCTGGCGCTTGCAATCGACCGCTACGGCGGAACCGAGGAAGACTGGCTCGACCTTTCGACCGGCATCAATCCCCATGCCTATCCAATAACGGAGACCATTGCCGGCGACGTCTGGCAACGGCTTCCGGGGCAGAACGCGCTCGACCGGTTGCTCGGTGCCGCCCGCAAGGCCTATGCCTGCCCGGAGCATATCGGACTGGTCGCGGCACCTGGCACCCAGGCGCTGATTGCCTTGTTGCCGGACCTTTTTTCCGAAGGCGATGCCGCCATTGTCGGCCCAACCTATTCCTCTCATGCGGCAGCCTGGGCCCGATCCGGACGCAAGCCGCTCGAAGTCGGGTATCTGGAAGCCATCGCCGAAACCACGCGCTATGCCGTCGTCGTCAATCCGAACAATCCGGACGGCCGGCTGACCCCTAGGGCCAGCCTGCAGGCTGCCTCAGGCACCCTTGCCGCGCGCGACGGATTTCTCATCATCGACGAGGCCTTTGCCGACGTTGTTCCCGGAGCCAGTATTCTCCCCTCGATCGGCGACGAAAACATCCTGGTGCTGCGATCCTTCGGAAAATTTTTCGGACTGGCCGGTCTACGCCTCGGCTTTCTTGCCGGTCCGCGACGGATCACGCAGAGACTTTCCGAACGTCTAGACAGCTGGGCCGTCAGCGGTCCGGCGCTGGAAATCGGACGCAAGGCTCTCAGCGACATGACGTGGCAAGAGGCCATGCGGCGGCGCCTTGCCGATGAAATGGCCGACCTGACCCTCCTGTTATCCGAGCAGGGGCTCAGCGTCTTCGGCGGAACACCGCTTTTCGCACTCGCCGGCACGAGAAACGCCGCCTCCCTGCACGAAGCCCTGGCCCGCCGCCGGATCTGGACTCGGATCTTCGACTACGCGCCGACCTGGATGCGCATCGGGCTGCCCGGATCGAGGGAGAACCTTCAACGCCTCCGACAGGCGCTTGCCGACGCGGCGAAAGAGCTCTAA
- a CDS encoding dual specificity protein phosphatase family protein has product MKPSLYSVPVKASGRLFIMPKPSGDWLEDDIGVLRGEGIDYIVSMLTGDEQEDLGLTEEESICGRFGLSFFRFAVEDRGVPELRELVRMVDGIVGDLAAGKSVAVHCRAGIGRSGLLTACVLTRFGLSAEHAIDSVSLARGVPIPDTEEQAEFVRTFAEQLGL; this is encoded by the coding sequence ATGAAGCCGTCCCTTTATTCCGTCCCCGTAAAAGCTTCCGGACGCCTTTTCATCATGCCGAAACCGTCAGGAGACTGGCTGGAGGACGATATCGGCGTCCTGCGCGGGGAAGGGATCGATTACATCGTTTCCATGCTGACTGGCGACGAGCAGGAAGATCTCGGATTGACCGAGGAAGAGAGTATTTGCGGACGGTTCGGTTTGAGCTTTTTCCGGTTCGCGGTCGAGGACCGTGGCGTGCCGGAGTTGCGCGAGTTGGTGCGGATGGTCGATGGGATCGTTGGCGATCTGGCGGCCGGTAAATCCGTTGCCGTTCATTGCCGCGCAGGTATCGGCCGATCCGGCTTGCTGACAGCCTGTGTCCTGACCCGGTTCGGACTGTCCGCAGAACACGCGATTGATAGCGTCAGCCTCGCCCGCGGTGTTCCGATCCCGGACACCGAGGAGCAGGCTGAATTCGTCCGCACGTTCGCGGAGCAGCTCGGGCTGTAG